One Micromonospora sp. WMMD1120 genomic region harbors:
- a CDS encoding CoA ester lyase: MAAVGRPRRSCLAVPGSSVKMLGKAQGLPADQVFLDLEDAVAPLAKPDARKNVVAALNEGDWAGKTRVVRVNDLTTPWTYRDVIEVVEGAGANLDCVMLPKVQNAAQVQWLDLTLTQIEKTLGLEVGRIGIEAQIENAAGLVNVDAIAAASPRVETIIFGPADFMASINMRSLVVGGLIPDYPGDPYHYILMRILMAARMHDKQAIDGPFLQIRDVDAFRAVAKRSAALGFDGKWVLHPGQIDAANEVYQPAQEDYDHAELILDAYQHYTSEAGGKLGAVMLGDEMIDEASRKMALVIAAKGRAAGMSRTSSFTPPAH; encoded by the coding sequence ATGGCCGCAGTCGGTCGCCCCCGCAGGTCGTGCCTGGCCGTGCCGGGTTCCAGCGTGAAGATGCTCGGCAAGGCCCAGGGGCTCCCCGCCGACCAGGTCTTCCTCGACCTGGAGGACGCCGTCGCCCCGCTGGCCAAGCCGGACGCGCGCAAGAACGTCGTGGCCGCGCTGAACGAGGGGGACTGGGCCGGCAAGACCCGGGTGGTGCGGGTCAACGACCTGACCACCCCGTGGACCTACCGGGACGTCATCGAGGTGGTCGAGGGCGCCGGCGCGAACCTGGACTGCGTCATGCTGCCCAAGGTGCAGAACGCCGCCCAGGTGCAGTGGTTGGACCTGACGCTCACCCAGATCGAGAAGACGCTCGGCCTGGAGGTCGGCCGGATCGGCATCGAGGCGCAGATCGAGAACGCCGCCGGTCTGGTCAACGTGGACGCTATCGCCGCCGCCTCGCCCCGGGTGGAGACCATCATCTTCGGCCCGGCCGACTTCATGGCGTCGATCAACATGAGGTCACTGGTGGTCGGCGGGTTGATCCCCGACTATCCCGGCGACCCTTACCACTATATCCTGATGCGAATCTTGATGGCCGCCCGGATGCACGACAAGCAGGCCATCGACGGCCCCTTCCTGCAGATCCGGGACGTCGACGCGTTCCGTGCGGTGGCCAAGCGCTCGGCCGCGCTGGGCTTCGACGGCAAGTGGGTGCTGCACCCGGGGCAGATCGACGCCGCCAACGAGGTCTACCAGCCGGCGCAGGAGGACTACGACCACGCCGAGCTGATCCTCGACGCGTACCAGCACTACACCTCCGAGGCCGGCGGCAAGCTCGGCGCGGTGATGCTCGGCGACGAGATGATCGACGAGGCGTCCCGGAAGATGGCGCTGGTGATCGCCGCCAAGGGCCGGGCCGCCGGGATGAGCCGTACCTCGTCGTTCACCCCGCCGGCCCACTGA
- a CDS encoding SDR family NAD(P)-dependent oxidoreductase, whose amino-acid sequence MEDLTGRRLVVVTGASSGIGLAAAVELARRGDRVVLVGRDPARLQAAAERVRETVGERPELFRADFASLDDVRRLAEQLRAAYDRIDVLANNAGAIALQPLRTVDGYEMSIQANHLAPFLLTNLLADRLGRIVVTASGAHRFGRLDPDDLNRSLRGYQPAGAYGTSKQANVLFAAEASRRWPDIAAYSFHPGVVRTRFGNESRIVALGMRLLPFRSAEKGAETLVWLANQDRSRLVDGGYYVDRRLRRPYRKAADPQLAARLWAASARAVGLDG is encoded by the coding sequence GTGGAAGATCTCACTGGGCGTCGACTGGTGGTGGTGACGGGCGCCAGCTCCGGCATCGGACTGGCCGCCGCCGTGGAGCTGGCCCGCCGGGGCGACCGGGTCGTGCTGGTCGGACGGGACCCGGCCCGCCTGCAGGCCGCCGCCGAGCGGGTACGGGAGACCGTCGGCGAGCGCCCGGAGCTGTTCCGGGCCGACTTCGCGAGCCTCGACGACGTACGACGACTCGCCGAACAGCTACGGGCCGCGTACGACCGGATCGACGTGCTGGCCAACAACGCCGGGGCGATCGCGCTGCAACCACTGCGCACCGTCGACGGCTACGAGATGTCGATCCAGGCCAACCACCTGGCGCCGTTCCTGCTGACCAACCTGCTGGCCGACCGGTTGGGCCGGATCGTGGTGACCGCCTCCGGCGCGCACCGCTTCGGCAGGCTGGACCCGGACGACCTGAACAGGTCCCTGCGCGGCTACCAACCGGCCGGCGCGTACGGCACCAGCAAGCAGGCGAACGTCCTCTTCGCCGCCGAGGCCAGCCGGCGTTGGCCGGACATCGCCGCGTACAGCTTCCACCCCGGGGTGGTCCGCACCCGGTTCGGCAACGAGAGCAGGATCGTCGCGCTCGGCATGCGCCTCCTGCCGTTCCGCAGCGCCGAAAAGGGCGCCGAGACGCTGGTGTGGTTGGCCAACCAGGACCGGTCCCGGCTCGTCGACGGGGGCTACTACGTCGACCGTCGGCTGCGCCGGCCGTACCGGAAGGCGGCCGATCCGCAGCTCGCCGCCCGGCTCTGGGCGGCGAGCGCCCGCGCCGTCGGCCTCGACGGCTAG
- a CDS encoding serine hydrolase domain-containing protein, which translates to MNSANTSAVTTAAALADRLGEPGVILRISQPDQLTAQSYTGSASLELAAPIGENTAFNAGSVAKQITAYLCIRAARDRLLTLDRPVGDILPRFRIPDVTIGDLIQHQGGVRDAESMLSLAGFRELDHYTADDLLQLAYRQRHRAVEPGSFLYSNTGYLLLAEALTHAYGAGLHEIADRHVFTPLSMTSAQFKTDPREVIPGAAASYQAVASGWQHQQRPVTLPGPGSLWCTAADLDRWLAYLWHEWRPSDADALPFDQHLGYQPSDHAPFTYGAGLYADPRPGRTVVFHYGHEQGFSAAVHLTCAGLRVICLSNDAGIAADHVVAAAFADPTHDSGADPNELLNRALGSRPARKTTCTGRAGTEAAHTMLGTYVCDEVPGSVRLTRSAGSLYLWRRGTRDRLTRSGSSYRAEGYALTPNTSPMATFDDVPAPSGFVLDLDRAPGLHYRRRSD; encoded by the coding sequence ATGAACTCCGCCAACACCTCGGCTGTTACTACAGCGGCGGCCCTCGCGGACCGACTGGGCGAACCCGGTGTCATCCTGCGCATCAGCCAGCCCGACCAGCTGACGGCGCAGTCCTACACCGGATCCGCCAGTCTCGAGCTCGCCGCGCCCATCGGGGAGAACACCGCCTTCAACGCTGGCTCCGTCGCCAAGCAGATCACCGCGTACCTGTGCATCCGCGCCGCACGCGACCGTCTCCTCACCCTGGACCGGCCCGTCGGCGACATCCTGCCCCGCTTCCGCATCCCCGACGTCACCATCGGCGACCTCATCCAGCACCAGGGCGGCGTCCGGGACGCAGAGTCCATGTTGTCCCTGGCCGGCTTCCGCGAACTCGACCACTACACCGCCGATGATCTGCTCCAGCTCGCCTACCGCCAGCGGCACCGAGCCGTCGAGCCGGGCAGCTTCCTGTACAGCAACACCGGTTACCTCCTCCTCGCTGAAGCTCTCACGCACGCGTACGGCGCGGGACTCCATGAGATCGCCGACCGGCACGTCTTCACCCCGCTCAGCATGACCTCGGCCCAATTCAAGACCGATCCACGCGAGGTGATCCCGGGCGCTGCCGCCAGTTACCAGGCCGTCGCCAGTGGATGGCAGCACCAGCAGCGCCCGGTCACCCTGCCCGGCCCTGGATCTCTGTGGTGCACCGCCGCTGACCTGGACCGCTGGCTCGCCTACCTCTGGCACGAATGGCGTCCCTCGGACGCCGACGCGCTTCCGTTCGACCAGCACCTCGGCTATCAGCCCAGCGACCACGCGCCGTTCACCTACGGTGCTGGGCTGTATGCCGACCCCCGCCCCGGCCGCACCGTGGTCTTCCACTACGGCCACGAACAGGGTTTCTCCGCCGCCGTCCATCTCACCTGCGCAGGGCTCCGCGTCATCTGCCTGTCAAACGACGCCGGAATCGCCGCTGACCACGTAGTCGCCGCGGCCTTCGCCGACCCCACCCATGACTCTGGCGCCGACCCCAACGAACTGCTGAACCGCGCTCTTGGGAGCCGTCCCGCACGAAAGACCACCTGCACGGGCCGCGCCGGCACCGAGGCGGCCCACACCATGCTCGGCACCTACGTCTGCGACGAGGTGCCCGGCAGCGTACGTCTGACCCGCAGTGCGGGCTCGCTGTACTTGTGGCGTCGGGGAACCCGCGACAGGCTCACGCGTAGCGGGTCGTCGTACCGGGCCGAGGGTTACGCGCTCACACCCAACACCTCGCCGATGGCGACATTCGATGATGTGCCGGCCCCCAGTGGCTTCGTTCTTGATCTCGACCGCGCACCAGGACTGCACTATCGACGGCGGTCGGACTGA
- a CDS encoding SDR family NAD(P)-dependent oxidoreductase yields the protein MAFDVRAADRSGSRPRRDVSRPGTARRARAAAPAGGTGPDEPVALADPVTMRLDGRVALVTGAGSPDGIGYATARRLADLGARVAIVSTTRRIHERAGELGVTGFVADLTDESEVGALADAVAEQLGDVEVLVNNAGLASRASQGVLRPVAQLSYDEWRGEIDRNLSTAFLCSRAFIGGMAERGWGRIVNLAATAGPVNALPTEAAYAAAKAGVVGLTRALAMEMIADGVTVNAVAPGTIYTAASTMAEIKQGLGTPVGRPGTPDEVAAAISFLCSPAASYITGQMLVVDGGNSVREARFR from the coding sequence ATGGCATTCGACGTGCGCGCCGCGGACCGTTCCGGCAGCCGACCCCGACGGGACGTCAGCCGCCCGGGCACGGCCCGACGCGCCCGAGCGGCCGCCCCGGCCGGCGGCACCGGTCCCGACGAACCGGTCGCGCTCGCCGACCCGGTGACCATGCGGCTCGACGGGCGGGTCGCCCTGGTGACCGGCGCGGGCAGCCCGGACGGCATCGGGTACGCGACCGCCCGGCGACTCGCCGACCTCGGCGCCCGGGTGGCCATCGTCTCCACCACCCGACGCATCCATGAGCGGGCCGGGGAGCTCGGGGTCACCGGCTTTGTCGCGGACCTCACCGACGAGTCCGAGGTCGGCGCGCTGGCCGACGCGGTCGCCGAGCAGTTGGGCGACGTCGAGGTGCTCGTCAACAACGCCGGTCTGGCCAGTCGGGCCAGCCAGGGGGTGCTGCGGCCGGTGGCACAGCTCAGCTACGACGAGTGGCGGGGTGAGATCGACCGCAACCTGTCCACCGCGTTCCTGTGCAGCCGGGCGTTCATCGGTGGGATGGCCGAGCGGGGTTGGGGTCGGATCGTCAACCTGGCGGCCACCGCCGGCCCGGTCAACGCCCTGCCCACCGAGGCCGCGTACGCCGCGGCCAAGGCCGGGGTCGTCGGGCTGACCCGGGCGCTGGCCATGGAGATGATCGCCGACGGGGTGACGGTCAACGCGGTGGCGCCGGGCACCATCTACACCGCCGCGTCCACGATGGCGGAGATCAAGCAAGGGCTGGGCACTCCGGTCGGCCGGCCGGGCACTCCGGACGAGGTCGCCGCGGCGATCAGCTTCCTCTGTTCGCCGGCCGCGTCGTACATCACCGGTCAGATGCTCGTGGTGGACGGCGGCAACAGCGTCCGCGAGGCCCGGTTCCGCTGA
- a CDS encoding HEXXH motif-containing putative peptide modification protein yields MDAPAISFSSAPVQAHHRDRTRRIRTVLKPTAQPTATISDSPGTAAVDYCLAHHVLEGAEAAARKRDTATFNWYRAHPDANASALSTSTAVGPRVVLTPDLDRLPRSAISETPYYVLGPDTTAAPPNLRELAAAAYATGAKNGFADLLAGHAVVVCLLRHKQLGATLDSWTITRLPGTIYCDHVNEPLVLARDLIHEAGHNWLNDALNATACEISDEVRFYSPWKKTKRPAFGFLHACFAFPLTMIYTARVLPETSGDLYRFLTAYLEQQRGLLATTAADHARALSLITTPDLRERLRLVHREALGL; encoded by the coding sequence GTGGACGCGCCCGCCATCTCCTTCTCGTCCGCCCCCGTTCAGGCTCACCACCGCGACCGAACCCGCCGGATCCGCACCGTCCTCAAGCCCACCGCCCAACCGACGGCCACCATCTCCGACTCGCCGGGAACGGCCGCCGTCGACTACTGCCTCGCCCACCATGTCCTCGAAGGCGCTGAGGCTGCCGCTCGCAAGCGCGATACCGCCACCTTCAACTGGTACCGCGCTCATCCCGACGCGAACGCCTCGGCGCTGTCGACATCCACCGCCGTCGGTCCGCGCGTTGTACTTACCCCTGACCTGGACCGCCTGCCCCGCTCAGCGATCTCCGAGACCCCCTACTACGTACTGGGCCCGGACACCACCGCCGCCCCGCCGAACCTGCGGGAACTGGCTGCCGCCGCTTACGCCACCGGCGCCAAGAACGGCTTCGCCGACCTTCTCGCCGGCCACGCGGTCGTCGTCTGCCTGCTGCGCCACAAGCAGCTCGGCGCCACCCTCGACAGCTGGACCATCACCCGGCTACCCGGCACCATCTACTGCGACCACGTCAACGAGCCCCTCGTCCTGGCTCGCGACCTGATCCACGAGGCGGGCCACAACTGGCTCAACGACGCCCTTAACGCCACCGCCTGCGAGATCAGCGATGAAGTCAGGTTCTACTCACCCTGGAAGAAGACGAAGAGGCCCGCCTTCGGCTTCCTGCACGCCTGCTTCGCCTTTCCCCTCACCATGATCTACACCGCTCGCGTCCTGCCTGAAACCAGCGGCGACCTGTACCGATTCCTGACCGCCTACCTGGAGCAGCAGCGCGGACTGCTCGCCACCACCGCCGCCGATCACGCCCGCGCGCTCAGTCTGATCACCACGCCCGACCTACGCGAACGCCTACGCCTGGTCCACCGAGAGGCTCTCGGCCTATGA
- a CDS encoding DUF4190 domain-containing protein — MTNPPPPDNRNDPTWSGQPSSPTPDPTLVAGRPVPTQPGPVDPYPQADPYPPTNPYPQASPYPQADPYAPANPYAPVDPYTGAQPPATQPVPGYAPPGYPPQYPGYGHPQPPKTNGLAIAAFVLALIGFTSCVTAPIGAILGHVAQKQIRLSGEGGAGMAKAAIIVGWILTGFLVLAIAFYVVAIIYAIATSDNSSSY; from the coding sequence ATGACCAATCCCCCGCCGCCCGACAACCGGAACGACCCCACGTGGTCGGGACAGCCGTCGAGCCCCACACCGGACCCGACCCTGGTGGCGGGTCGACCGGTGCCCACCCAACCGGGGCCGGTAGACCCGTACCCGCAGGCCGATCCGTACCCGCCCACCAACCCGTACCCGCAGGCCAGCCCGTACCCGCAGGCCGATCCGTACGCGCCGGCCAACCCGTACGCGCCGGTCGATCCGTACACCGGTGCGCAGCCGCCGGCGACCCAGCCGGTGCCCGGCTACGCCCCGCCCGGCTACCCACCGCAGTACCCCGGCTACGGCCACCCGCAGCCGCCGAAGACCAACGGGTTGGCCATCGCCGCGTTCGTACTGGCGCTGATCGGATTCACGTCCTGCGTCACCGCGCCGATCGGCGCGATCCTCGGGCACGTCGCACAGAAGCAGATCCGGCTCAGCGGCGAGGGCGGCGCGGGGATGGCGAAGGCCGCCATCATCGTCGGCTGGATCCTCACCGGTTTCCTGGTACTGGCGATCGCCTTCTACGTCGTCGCGATCATCTATGCGATCGCGACGAGCGACAACAGCAGCAGCTACTGA
- a CDS encoding DUF4190 domain-containing protein, with protein MSHPPPGPPPSDEQPPSPYEPPPRDQSPYAPPPAGQSPYAPPPERPAFELPAERSPYGPPADEPPAYPQQGPHQSAHWSQQPPYPPQGPYGQYGPPPAGPGRGTNILAILSLVFAFVFPPAGAVLGHVAKRQIRASGEEGDQLATWGLILGYVFTGLVVLACCGWLALVAFGNTGDSGGY; from the coding sequence GTGAGCCACCCGCCGCCGGGACCACCACCCAGCGACGAGCAGCCGCCGTCGCCCTACGAGCCACCACCCCGGGACCAGTCGCCGTACGCGCCGCCGCCGGCCGGCCAGTCGCCGTACGCGCCCCCGCCGGAGCGGCCGGCGTTCGAGCTGCCGGCGGAGCGTTCGCCGTACGGGCCGCCGGCGGACGAGCCGCCCGCGTACCCCCAGCAGGGGCCGCACCAGTCGGCGCACTGGAGCCAGCAGCCGCCGTACCCGCCGCAGGGTCCCTATGGTCAGTACGGCCCGCCCCCGGCCGGGCCCGGTCGGGGCACCAACATCCTGGCGATCCTGTCGCTGGTGTTCGCCTTCGTGTTTCCCCCGGCCGGCGCCGTCCTCGGTCACGTGGCCAAACGGCAGATCCGCGCCAGCGGCGAGGAGGGTGACCAGCTCGCCACCTGGGGGTTGATCCTCGGCTACGTCTTCACCGGCCTCGTCGTGCTGGCCTGCTGCGGCTGGCTGGCCCTGGTCGCCTTCGGCAACACCGGCGACAGCGGAGGCTACTGA
- a CDS encoding acyl-CoA dehydrogenase family protein produces the protein MARLAQTPGLTDVQLSILETVRDFADREIIPHAQRLEHADEYPTDILDGMREMGLFGLTIDEEYGGLGESLLTYALVVEQLSRGWMSISGIVNTHFIVAYLISQHGSAEQKARLLPRMATGEVRGAFSMSEPETGSDVSAITSRAVRDGDRYVLNGQKMWLTNGAYSAVVATLVKTDTGAESVYGNMSTFLLEKEPGFGETAPGLTIPGRIEKMGYKGVETTEMVLDGVTVPDTAILGGADQVGRGFYQMMDGIEVGRVNVAARACGISIRAFELAVAYAQQRKTFGQPLARHQSIAFKLAEMGTKIEAAHALMVNAARLKDAGQRNDVEAGMAKLLASEYCAEVVQEAFRIHGGYGYSKEYEIERLMREAPFLLIGEGTSEIQKTIISRGLLREYKI, from the coding sequence ATGGCCCGACTCGCCCAGACGCCCGGCCTCACCGATGTGCAGCTGTCGATCCTGGAGACCGTCCGCGACTTCGCCGACAGGGAGATCATTCCGCACGCGCAGCGGCTGGAGCACGCCGACGAGTACCCGACCGACATCCTCGACGGCATGCGCGAGATGGGGCTGTTCGGCCTCACCATCGACGAGGAGTACGGCGGGCTGGGCGAGTCGCTGCTCACCTACGCCCTCGTCGTGGAGCAGCTCTCCCGGGGCTGGATGTCGATCTCCGGCATCGTCAACACCCACTTCATCGTGGCGTACCTGATCTCACAGCACGGGTCCGCCGAGCAGAAGGCCCGGCTGCTGCCGAGGATGGCCACCGGCGAGGTGCGCGGCGCGTTCTCCATGTCCGAGCCGGAGACCGGCTCGGACGTCTCGGCGATCACGTCCCGGGCGGTCCGGGACGGTGACCGTTACGTGCTCAACGGGCAGAAGATGTGGCTGACCAACGGGGCGTACTCAGCCGTGGTGGCCACCCTGGTCAAGACCGACACCGGCGCGGAGTCCGTCTACGGCAACATGAGCACCTTCCTGCTGGAGAAGGAGCCCGGCTTCGGTGAGACCGCACCCGGCCTCACCATCCCCGGCAGGATCGAGAAGATGGGTTACAAGGGCGTCGAGACCACCGAGATGGTGCTCGACGGCGTGACGGTGCCCGACACCGCGATCCTCGGCGGCGCAGACCAGGTGGGCCGCGGCTTCTACCAGATGATGGACGGCATCGAGGTGGGCCGGGTCAACGTCGCCGCCCGCGCCTGCGGCATCTCCATCCGTGCCTTCGAGTTGGCTGTCGCCTACGCCCAGCAGCGCAAGACCTTCGGTCAGCCGCTCGCCAGGCACCAGTCGATCGCCTTCAAGCTCGCCGAGATGGGCACGAAGATCGAAGCGGCGCACGCCCTCATGGTCAACGCCGCCCGCCTCAAGGACGCCGGTCAGCGCAACGACGTCGAGGCCGGGATGGCCAAGCTGCTGGCCTCGGAATACTGTGCCGAGGTCGTCCAGGAGGCGTTCCGCATCCACGGCGGCTACGGCTACTCGAAGGAGTACGAGATCGAGCGGCTGATGCGGGAGGCGCCGTTCCTGCTCATCGGCGAGGGCACCTCGGAGATCCAGAAGACCATCATCTCCCGTGGCCTGCTCAGGGAGTACAAGATCTAG
- a CDS encoding IS701 family transposase — translation MDVIGSCFGRPEPRRRVRDFVAGLLAPLPTKNCWTIAEHAGDDGPGGMQDLIGRARWDDAQVRADVRDFVAAKLGHPDGVLVIDETGDLKKGVHTVGVQRQYSGTAGKIENCQLAVHLSYASPQGHTLLDVALYLPKSWTDDAARRVEAGVPDTVGFATKPQLARQLIDTALAGGLPCRWVAGDEAYGGDPHLAAALRGHELGYVLAVACSHRVPTGLGIQRADQIAAGLPKRAWQRISAGQGAKGHRYYDWAFVTLPLAVDQHDGHHWLLIRHNRSTGELAFYRCWSPEPVPLHHLVAVAGRRWSIEESFQATKTGLGLDQHQHRRWRAWHRWTTLVIAAHAFLAAAAAASTTSPDGLIPITVNEVRRLFHALVIEPARRVGDVIAWSIFRRQHQAEAKISHYARQALTEP, via the coding sequence ATGGACGTGATCGGATCGTGTTTCGGGCGGCCTGAACCCCGCCGGCGGGTGCGGGACTTCGTGGCCGGGCTGCTGGCGCCGTTGCCGACGAAGAACTGCTGGACGATCGCGGAACACGCCGGTGACGACGGGCCAGGCGGGATGCAGGACCTGATCGGTCGTGCCAGGTGGGACGACGCGCAGGTCCGCGCCGACGTGCGGGACTTCGTCGCGGCCAAGCTCGGGCACCCGGACGGGGTGTTGGTCATCGACGAGACCGGGGATCTGAAGAAGGGCGTGCACACCGTCGGGGTGCAACGGCAGTACTCCGGCACCGCCGGGAAGATCGAGAACTGCCAACTCGCGGTGCACCTGTCCTACGCCTCACCACAAGGTCACACCCTGCTCGACGTCGCTCTCTACCTGCCGAAGTCATGGACCGACGATGCCGCGCGACGGGTGGAGGCAGGGGTGCCCGACACGGTCGGGTTCGCCACGAAGCCGCAGCTGGCGCGACAGCTGATCGACACCGCCCTCGCCGGTGGGCTGCCCTGCCGATGGGTCGCCGGTGACGAAGCCTACGGCGGTGACCCGCACTTGGCCGCGGCGCTGCGCGGCCACGAGCTGGGTTACGTTCTCGCGGTCGCTTGCTCGCACCGAGTCCCGACCGGACTGGGCATCCAACGGGCGGACCAGATCGCCGCCGGCCTGCCGAAGCGGGCGTGGCAGCGGATCTCCGCCGGTCAGGGGGCGAAGGGTCACCGCTACTACGACTGGGCGTTCGTCACCCTGCCCCTGGCCGTCGACCAGCACGACGGTCACCACTGGCTGCTGATCCGCCACAACCGCAGCACCGGTGAGCTGGCGTTTTACCGCTGCTGGTCACCCGAACCGGTTCCGCTACACCACCTGGTGGCCGTTGCCGGCCGACGGTGGAGCATCGAGGAATCGTTCCAGGCCACCAAAACCGGCCTCGGCCTGGACCAGCACCAGCACCGCCGCTGGCGGGCCTGGCACCGCTGGACCACCCTCGTCATCGCCGCTCACGCGTTCCTCGCCGCCGCCGCAGCGGCCAGCACCACCAGCCCAGACGGCTTGATCCCGATCACCGTCAACGAAGTCCGACGGCTGTTCCACGCTCTGGTCATCGAACCCGCCCGACGCGTCGGCGACGTCATCGCCTGGTCCATCTTCCGACGCCAACACCAAGCCGAAGCCAAGATCAGCCACTACGCCCGACAAGCCCTCACCGAGCCCTGA